The DNA window AGCTAGATAAAATCTAAAGTGTTAAATCTAATTCCACTCCTCTCATATGCTCTGTAGCTCTCCCTCTAACAGGGAGGAAACAAGGCTTGCTTCATGAAGCCCATAATCTCGTTAGTGAAGTAGTGTGCTTGGAGGGATGAAGAGCACAGACTTTGAGTAAGGCCAACCTTGGTTCTAATCATGTCTTTGTAagtggctgtgtgaccttcagcagCAAGTGCTTAAAttcctctgagccttggtttacTTATTTGTGAAACAATTATAGTTGGCCTTTGGTCAACAAACCACTCTCCAGATGCTAGCTATCAACAGTGGACTCTGGTAGCCAGAGTGACAGAAGATACAATAGAAGTtcatcaattaaagaaaaataatatacccTACCATAATAGAGTTGTTAGAATAAATGAGAATTAAATATAAGGAGCCTAATACAGAGCTGGAACCTGAGAGGCCAAAATGCTGGATTAGGAGGCAGAATAACTTAATGGTTAAGAGTTCAAATTCTGCAGCCTGACTCCTGAGTTTGCTTACTAGATCTATGACCATagactaattaattaatttattatttaacctGTAAGGGTCTCTGCTTCCTCAAAATGGTAAAGCCAGAGTAATAACAGTAGCTACTTCATGGACTTGTTGCAAGAATTAAGAGTTCATTTAGAATAATACCTGTCACCAACGAAGCATCCTCCCACCATTCCCCACCACTGTCACTGGATTAACAAATTACAAGGCACTCACCAAAAACAAGTGCTAAAGATTCCATCTCTTTAACATCATTCTAATTGTTTTACTTCTCTCTCTCGAGCCCATTTCCTGTCTTCACTCAGATTATCTTTCACCAGACTACTGCTAAAGGCTCTTCTATTCTTTTTGCTTCAGTTCTTTTTATTCCCCTAATATATTCACACACTAGCCAAAGTGATCCTCTCaagaaaatcttattttctctctttatacCTTTTCCCAGGTGATTTCACTCCCCTCCTTCCCACTTTCCTACCTCCCTTCCACTGCCCATGATCTCATTTCATCATCAGCTCTTGCTTCTCAGATgccaaaattaataaacaaaatctTAACGACAGAGTATTACATAGACTCAAAAATCTCCTACAATTACAAATGgacaataaaaattttacaattttttctgAGAGATACCACCTTAATTAACTGATCAGAATTATCATTAACAATAGGACAAAGCAAATTATATGCCTCCTAAATATTGAATCCTTCTCACTGAACTATCACTTCTGCAGTTTTCCTGCCAAAAGTGTATATCCTAAATCTGAATCAGAAAGAAACATTAGAGAAACCCAAATTGAGGGATAGTCAACAAAATAAATGGtctatgtgtgcgtgctaagtcatttcagttgtgtcagactccttgcgatcctatggcctgtagcccaccaggctcctctgtccgtggaattctccaggcaagaatactggagtgggttaccatgccctcctccagggggttttcccagcccaggaatcaaaccctgtgtttcctgcattggcaggtgggttctttaccactagcaccacctgaaaagcccagATGGTCTGTACTCATCAAAAATGTCaatcatgaaagacaaagactaAGGAACTATTCCAGATTAATGGAGGCCACAGAGACATAACTGAATACAGCATGTGATCCTAGACTAGATCCTggcccagattttttttttttttcattttctataaaggACATTATGGGACAATGACAAATTTTCAGTAAAATCTGTAATACTGTATCAATGTTAGTTTCCAAAATTTGACAATTATACTGTAGTTacgtgagaaaaaaaattttactaaGAATGTATTAGCAAATATATATTAgagctccagagaaacagaacaaaaagataaatatgcaGAGAATAAGGGAAAacaagcaaaagagagagagatttattataagcAGTTGGCTCACATGATAATAGAGGCTGACAAGTCCCTAGATCTGCAGGGTGAGTCAGCAAGCTGGAAACCCAGGAGAGCTGATTGTGTAAGTTACAGTTCAAGCCCGAAGGTCTGAGAACCAAGAGAAGCAGTGCTATAGTGCCAGTCAAAAGCCAacaggctggagacccagaaaGTGCCAGTGTTTCAGTTcaagtctgaaggcaggaaaaaagcCAGTGTCCCAGTTCAAAGGCAATCAGGCCAGAAAAAACACTTTTTCAGAGAGGGTTAgcctttttgttctgttcaggcctttaactgattggatgagacccAGCCACAACAGGGAGCGCAATCGGCTTTACTCAGCCTACCAATTTAAATCTCATCCAAAACCACCCAGAATAACATTTgcccaaatatctgggcaccctgtggcccagtcaagttgacacttAAAATTAACCATTGCGAGTAGTTAGAGGTAAATGGGCTCGATCTCTGAAGCTTTCTCTCAgatggttcagaaaaaaattatatatgtgtagatagagaagaaataaaagcaatcatgataaaatgttaatatttggaTAATGTGGGTATCAGGGTGAGCAGTATACAGAATTATTTGTACTATTTGTAGTTATTTGTAATTTCTGTAGCTCTGAAAGCACTTAAGAAAGttaaaatgcatacacacacagaaccaTATATCCAACATGACATCTCTTCTTGGATATCATAAAGACACTTCGAACTCAAGTccaaaaagaattggacacctAGTCTTCCCCACCCTTCCAACCCTTCTTCCAAAATTCCGTATCTTAGGGAACAAATGCCATCCATCTTGATGCACAAAGCTGATAATTATCCTTCATACTTTCCCTCCCGTAATTAGCCCATCACCACACCCTATGGGTTTTACCCTCCTAATGTATACCTTGTACCCACAATTTCTTTCCatctccacctccaccaccaccatggtCTAAGACATCAACATTCTCACCTAGACTGCTACACCAGCCTCCAAACTGGTCTTCCTGCTTGTGCCATTACCTCCTTTACGGTTCTCACACTGAAGCCAAGGAGCTTTGCAAAATACAGATTTAAAGATGGCTAAATGCAATGCATGATTCTtgactttcaaaaaataaaggcaCTAATGAGACAACTGGGGAGATTTGAATATCAACTGTATATTAGATAATAGTATTGAACAAATGTTAAATGTCTTCGGTGCCGTAATGGTATTGTGGTTATATAGGAAAATGTCCTTGTCTTAGAAGATACATGCTTAAGTATACAGCAGTGATTCATGGGATTATcgtggtaagaatactggagtgggttgctacttcctactTCAGGGTagcttccccagccagggatcgatcTACAAGATCAATTGGCAATAAAATGGATCAATCCCCATTACGCAGCGATTATCGTTTTCTTTGCAACTTCTCAGGTTCAGAACCTCCTAGGACCCCAAGAGGGTCTTCTCCAGCTgctcagaggtaaaagaatctgcctgctctgTGATGCGTAAGACTCAGGAAACCTGGatcttccctatagctcagatggtaaataatctgcctgcaacgtaggagatctggattcgattcctgggtaaggaagatccccgagagaagggcatggcaacccgctccaatagtctagcctggagaatcccgtggacagaggaatttggcgggctacagtccttagggacGCAAAGAGTCGCAAAGGCACCAcaaaagtgactgagcatgcacgcacgcaagACCTCTAGAGACAAGCAGAGACTACAGTTCCCGTGAGCCCTCACCTGCCTGGTCTATCGCGTAGCGAGGACTCCATTTCCCAGAGTGCCTCTGGACGCGAGATCTGCATTCGCCCGGCTTGTCAGGAGTTCCGTCCCAGAGGGGGAACTGCGGTAGCCAAGCCTGAGTGCGAGGTAGAAAGGGTCCAGTTTGGGGTTCAGGGAGGGGGCATAGGGACAGTGGCTCAACCAAAAGCCCGGAGTTGCATATACCCTACTCTTCGAACctccagctcattctttgagaaTCCCCTTAGAAGCGCGGGCTCGCTCTCTCTAATCATCGCCGCCCTTCAGCTGCTCTCTGCGAAGGGCACAATCCCCCACGTCACACAGAGGAAAGGGGCAGTGCCTCGCATCTCACTGTCTGTCGTCTAGACGGGCTCCCAGGGTGGACGCTGGCCGGAGGCGGGGGCTGGGGTGGTTGAGACTCTGATAGCAAGAGCGAGGTCCTGACCCTCACTGCCCCCGTCTTTGTCTCTGCCGTAGCCGATGCTGAGTGGGCAGCTGGTCGTACGCCTGTTCTCCATGGCCAGCCGTGTCTGCATGTCCCGGGGCAGCGCGGGATCAGGGGTCATCGGTCCCGTCGAGGCTGCCATTCGCACGAAGTTGGAGCAGGCCCTGAACCCCGAAGTGCTGGAGCTGCGTAACGAGAGCGGCGGCCACGCGGTCCCACCGGGTAGTGAGACCCATTTCCGCGTGGCGGTGGTGAGCTCTCGCTTTGAGGGACTGAGCCCCCTACAAAGGCATCGTTTGGTCCATGCGGCGCTGTCAGAAGAGCTGGCTGGGCCAGTCCACGCCCTGGCCATACAGGCGCGGACCCCCGCCCAGTGGAGGGAGAACCCTCAACTGGACACGAGCCCCCCCTGCCTAGGTGGGAGCAAGAAAAGTCGAACCTAACCCTGGACCGGAGAGAGGGAGGACCAGGATTCAAACGGGTTGCGTGAGAATAAACTAGTGGGGCTTTCTTCCATTTAATACAGTCTGGTATTTGTTAGAAACGAGTAATGTAATATGCCCATTTAACTGGCATATGCGTATTCTCAGGAGAGAGTAATTCATTTCACATTAAGGTTAAGCTAAGGAGGGCAGACAAAAGCTGCccagttgtttcattttaaattgtgATTAAGGAATCGCCCGACTTTATAGAAGTTACTAGTAATCCTGtacattaaaagagaaattacaCGAGGTGAATTGCAATGGTGTTAATGGCCTGCTGTCAGTGCTACAGATGTTCTTCGAAAAAGAAAGATACTTGAAGCCTGGGCATAGTCAGAAAGAGCTTCGTTAAGCCAGAAAAGACAGGAAAGTTGTTGCCAACAGGGCAAAGAGCCCAAGCAAGGGCAGAGAAGCTGGACTGGGCAGAGTTATTGGACAAAACAGCAGTTACGGATGCTTTTGAGCTTCAGGCTTGGGGGATGTTTGGCTTTCTAACAACCTGTCCATTTCCAAAAGGATTTGCATTtcttgtgaggaaaaaaaaaatctttaaaaaaaaacaagcaccAAAGCAGTGAAGAGATCATAACCTAGGAAATGAGTATAGAAGATGGAGAAAACTTTACATAGCTTTTTTTCTTATGAGCCTTCCAAACGTTGTCATAATTCTGAGGGAAACAATGTCTAGATAAGCAATTTTCTGATGATCTCTGTGTGGAGATGGAACTTAGTAAAGAAAAGGCTTGGTTAACATTTATCCACTATTTCCGGCTAAAAAGTTTAGACTGCATCTGGTTGGGCAGTAGGGAGTCATCATTGAAGAGTTTTGAGAGAAGGATGGCAAAGAGCATTTTGGAGCAGTGATGTTAGTGGGTTGTCATAGGAAATTGGAGGTATGGAGAGTAAACACATGGTGAAGGCAGAACTTTGGCTGAGAGCTTAGCTGTTGAAATGGAAAGGGAGTTGATTTGAGagctatcatttttaaaaagtcaaaaggaTTTGATTAGAACTGAAATGGACTACAGTGAGAGGGGAGTCAGTGGTAACCCTCAGGCAGGATTTTTAGATTTCCTCACAGATAAGAATTCCCAAGAGAGCTTGTTTAAAATATGGATTCTAGGTCACCTCTTTTCCAAAAAAAGGATTCTGAATCCACAAGTCAAGAATGGAATCTggaatctatatttttaaaaaaacacacacaaaaggattTGGAGTGAAGTTGGTTCTACTCTCAAGAAATATCACTCCCAGGTTATTTTCATTTGCGgagtttttagattttttaaatttgtttttgtaaatattattttattatggcaAAACTTAATATGAGATCTACCTTCTTAACAAATGTTTAAGTGTATGATACATTATTACTGACAAGTACAATGTCATACAGCAGATCTCGAGTTTAATGTCTTGCTCAGCTGAAACTTAAGGCCTGTTGATTGATAATTCCCTatgtccctctcccctccccaccccacccccacccctagcaGCCAACATCCCACTGATTCTATTCAACTATTATAGATAACTCATATAAGTAGAATAGtgcatatttatctttctgtgactggcttatttcacttaacataacgtcctcatggtttatcacagcagaatttccttttttttttaaggctggcaagtattccattgtatgtatatattactttTTCTTCAGGCATTTgtcaatgaacattcaggttgtttccacatcttagctattgtgataatgctgcaatgaacatgagagtGCTAAAACTTCTCCAGGATCCTGATTTCacttcttttgggtaaatacccagaagtgggattgctggatcatatggtagttctatttttaattttgagaaacttccatattttccagagtggttgcaccattttgtattcccaccaacagtgtgcagGGGTTCCAATATCTCCCCATCTTCATCaatactttatattatatatatatatattatatatatatatatatatatatatatatatatatatatattatttggaggcttccctgttggctcagagggtaaagcatctgcctgcaatcctggagacccaggttcgatccctgggttgggaagatcccctggtgaaggaaatgacaacccactccagtactcttgcctggaaaattccatggacggagaagcctggtgggctacagtccatggggtcgcaaagagtcagacacgactgagcgacttcactcactatacacacacacacacacacatatatatatataaaatagctatcCTGACAGGTATGAGGGGGTATCTCATTAAGGTTTtgattgcatttccctgatgattagtgacaaTTGgcattttttatatacatatatacctgctggccacctgatgtgaaaagccgactcactggaaaagaccctgatgctgggaaagatggagggcaggagaagagggcaacagaggatgagagggttggatggcatcgactcagtggacatgagtttgagcaaactgggcgATAATGAAGggtgggaagcctggcgtgctgcactgcgtggggttgcaaagaagtcggacacgactgaacaatacCTGTTGGTCATTTTATGTGTTTGGAAAAATGGCTACTCAagtctttagcccattttttaaatAGGTTATTAGTAGTTTTGCTATTAAGTTGTAGGACATTACCCTGTTTTCAAATCTAGGAGACTGTGGGGGCCCTCCATCTATAAAAGTGGAAAGGTCAGCATAGAGGCCAACTCAGGAAGTAAATGTGATGCATCGTGTTACTCTGGCCTTCAGTTCTGAGAAAGGAGTTTTCCCAGCTCACCATCTTCTGCCTCAGGAGGCAGAATAAAGGTGGATGTAGGTAGAGGCGAAGAAGCAGACTTAGCCATTTTAGGTTTTAaggatttgtttcctttttatttttcatcagtatttttcatttcatttttttttacatcaacAGAGTTGGATTTAGGGTTCCCCAGGAGAGTAAGGGAGATGGATGGGTCCCTCCAGGGAGGTGCAGGGCAGAGGGCTGCGTCCAGCAAGTGAAGGGTGAAGAGAGAGGGCACGCACTCATACACTGGGCACTGGAGAAGGCAGTTCTTTGAGCACAGACATCAGAGAGTTAAACAGTCACCACCTGGTTCACTTTTACAAAATGGGAGTGACCAAAGGGTGGGGGCACCAGACGCAGCATGAGGAGGCTgaatttggattttctttttttgtttgttttcacttttttccttttaactttttaacatttACAAACAGCTAAAAACTACAACACATCACAGCTACAGTGTGGGAGGTGGAGGATGGGGGCACCAAAGAAAGCAGCCacacggggcgggggcggggggcaggggcagcTTAACCTACAGGCGCTATCCTGTGGGGAGGgtgagatggggaaactgaggcttctgGTCCCTGCATTAGCGGTCCCTGGCTTACTGCTGAAACTCTTCCCACTTTGCGGGAGTTGCTGGGAAAGCCCggttcctgcccctccccagctccttgTGCTTTTTGATCTGCTGGTTTGACCACATACTGGTTTCTTTCCCTCCCCTGCTCCTCTGCCTGTGCGGGGACAGtctggaggtgggagggcagCTGTGCTGTTCCTGTCTGTGCTATGTAGTGGGGAGAGCCTCTCACACCAGCGGAGGCCTGTGCTTGAGAGAGGGGGAGGAGATGAACCTTGTCAGATGCCCTTGGCTCTCACTAGACTGTGAGACTCTTCTCCCAGCCTGCCGGGGCTCCTCCCACCCAGGCCAGGCTCAGAAACAAGGTTAGGGGAGGTACTGTGGGAGGCAGgtacttgtgtgtgtgtccagTGAAATTACCCTTGGCTTGTATTTTAGGACAGTATAatgacacccccaccccacagcgcacacacgcacacacacacacacgtaagtgTACAcaagcattcacacacacacagtcctgctGAGCTGCCTCAGaacttaatatataaataaataagaatcagAAAGCTAATTTCATAAAATTCAGGCTTCTTGTAGCCCAAATTGAGGGGGAACTGGAGGCCAGGGGGCTGAGGTTTATTGCTACTTCCCCAGCATCCAACAGGAGGCATGAGAGGGCACTCTAGGCCCTTCCAACTCTTAAGAAGTTCTTTTGGTCCATGGTCTACATCAAGCCCTAGCCCCCGGCATAACCACCTGCTTGTGGTTTCACCAgagcccaggcagagggaataagAGGGAAGGCAGGAAGCCTGTTCTAAAGCCCCAGGAGCTGGGAAGAGCAAGGGCCTCTCACTAACACTGCGGGAGAAGGGTGGGGCCAAGCCTTCTCTTGTGCAAAGTCGGGGTGGTAAGAGGTGGGAAACAGAGCTGCACCCCAAATCTGGGATGGAGGAGCCTTCCCTGTAGTCCCTGCCCACGGggtctcacacatgcacacacacacatacatacacacacacacacacgcatacatggCTAAGACACTAAACAGGAAGAGGGGAACGAGGGCTCTGGCAGCCAGGATGGCAGGGCAGGGAACGGGAAGAGGGAATTGTTGGTCTCACAGTGTGCCTGCCACCCGCAAAGCTCCAGAGATCCCCTCACTGCAGCACCTGCCCCCGGGTCTCGGGCAGCTTCAGGGCCAGAGAACTCCCGAGGGCAAGGGCAGCTGAGGCAAAGAGGATGGGGGCAGCCTTGGTGATTCCCACAAAGGACGTGAAGATGCTGATCCCCAGCACAGCTGCCAGCTTACACAGGGCATTCAGGAAGCCGAAGGCTGTGGTCCTGCTCAGGAGTCCCCCAGCGCAGCACACGGGATGGAGGGGCCGGGGAGGGAGACAAAGGAAGAGGCATGGGAGGATTTGTGGGGGAAGGGTGGGCAGTGtccaagagggagaggaagggtgGAGCAATTAGAGAGGAGGGGTGCACACCAGGGAATACAGATAAATTGGGAGGCAAAGGGGGAAGGGACACCAAAAAATTAGGTTAATAGTTAAGACTTCAAGGAGTGAATATAAAAGCTaccagctttgaaaaaaaaaaaaaagctaccagCTTTTAGAAGAGAAACTCAAGGGGAATATGTACCCTTTTACCCTTAAAGATGCTTTTCCCCATCGGCCCCCTTCCTCACCCCATTTCTGTCCTGCCCTCTTGAGTCCTAAAcctgctgccctgcccccaccacacGCCTGTTACCTCTTGTCCGAGGGGTAGAGTTCAACAGTCAACACGTCCAGCGCGTTCCAGGATGCGATGCTGACCCCCCCGAAAAGGCAGAGCAGAGCAATCATGGCGGACTCACTGTTCCCGAAAGACAGGaagaagcaggagacacaggacatcACGCTGGAGCCAGCTGGAGCCAGGGAGGAAGAAAGCAGCATGAGCGTGGCCACGATGAAAGCCACCCACAGCCCACTCTGTCCCTTCGACCAGGATGAGACTCTTTGCCAGGGTACCCAAAAGGAAGGCTTCTCCGTCCTCTCCAACCTCACttacattgtcttttttttaacagtatcAGTACCAACCATTCCTCAGTGCAAGCTATGCACCAGACAATTGGATGGTTTACACACATTACTAATAATTCGGCCTCCTAAGAGGTACTGTCATCACTGCCATGTTGCAGATGAGACAGCTGGGTTCACAGAGGTGAGGAACTTAGCTAAGAAGGCAATAGAGCTGAGATTCAGAACCCATGACCCCAAAGCCTGTACCCTAGACTTGCTATTCTGCCTACCTCCTATCCCCAGAGGAGCTTCCTCACCAGACCCCGCCTGGTCAtgcagcccccacctccccctaCTCCAAGCAGAAGACGTGAGACCCTTCTCTGGCTAAGCTTTCCACAGACTAAGGTGAGAAGCCCGGTGACGGCCATGCCCTCCCCCCAGCTTCCTGGCCAGTTGTGACCCACCACCACCCAGCCTCTCCCCATTACCAAGCATTCGGAGCCTGCCAATCTTGTCCATGAGCAGAGCGGACACAATGTTCCCAGGAAGCACAGCCAGCGTCCCCAAGAAGCTGACAAAATACACCATGTAGGCGCCTTCACCCGTCCCCGTCACGTCCAGGGGGCAGCCCTCCTTGTTGTGCAGGAATGTGCTATTCACCAGACGGCTGTTCACAAACTTGTACTCAAACAGGTCTGGGGGCGAAGGCAAGACAGGAGCCAGTCAAGGCACGTGTGAGAGGGAGGCTGCTAGTGCTCAAGCTCAGGGCTGTGCCTCTGAGGGGTTTAGCCGGCGGGGCTCTCAGAATCAGTCAGGACACTATGGCAAAATATCAGATAACATCACCATAGGAGCTAGGATCCTTTTATGTCACAAAATGACCAGAGTTTACCAAATGAAACAATACACTTAgctgtttccatattttctccTTAATTATGTCTACTGCTTTCTTGTTCATTCTTTTTGCCTGCTCTAGCTAATTATAAGTAGTAGCAGAGCCATAAGTTTAGGATAAATTACtgagcaaaatattaaaaagccttAGATGTCCTatccattatttttttctgcaagaTAGAAAAACTCATTCAGCACTCCATTTAGAGGTGGGAACCCTCAGTCTAGCTCACAAAACCAGCATTTCCTGTGCATATAGTTTGAGAATCCCTGTTAAAGCAAAGGATTAAGGCCCTGACTCCCTTTTTCTCCACCAAATAtcccttttattgttttttcttttttttccaaggctGCTCTTTTGAATGATTTTGCCCTCTTCAAAAGTGCATTAATATCACAATATTGAGTTGTTTCAATTCtagccaaaagcaaacaaacttgATGTTTTCATCAGATGTTCTACTTATTACAGAAAAGTGATCAATTACCATTAGATTTTTGTAATTGCTGGTAGTAACTAACAGGCCCCCCATCACCTCCAAGGCTCTGAAGAGCTGAGCTTGAGAACTCTGAGTTAGGGAATGAAGAAGATTCCCTTTCTCCCGCTCA is part of the Odocoileus virginianus isolate 20LAN1187 ecotype Illinois chromosome 5, Ovbor_1.2, whole genome shotgun sequence genome and encodes:
- the BOLA1 gene encoding bolA-like protein 1 isoform X1, whose protein sequence is MTASPMLSGQLVVRLFSMASRVCMSRGSAGSGVIGPVEAAIRTKLEQALNPEVLELRNESGGHAVPPGSETHFRVAVVSSRFEGLSPLQRHRLVHAALSEELAGPVHALAIQARTPAQWRENPQLDTSPPCLGGSKKSRT
- the BOLA1 gene encoding bolA-like protein 1 isoform X2; translated protein: MLSGQLVVRLFSMASRVCMSRGSAGSGVIGPVEAAIRTKLEQALNPEVLELRNESGGHAVPPGSETHFRVAVVSSRFEGLSPLQRHRLVHAALSEELAGPVHALAIQARTPAQWRENPQLDTSPPCLGGSKKSRT